From Bacillota bacterium, the proteins below share one genomic window:
- a CDS encoding 30S ribosomal protein S12, giving the protein MPTLNQLVRKGRKKITYQSSTPALQGCPQKRGVCTRVSTTTPKKPNSALRKIARVRLTNGMEVATYIPGIGHNLQEHSVVLVRGGRVKDLPGVRYHLVRGALDSAGVENRAQARSKYGTKKPRN; this is encoded by the coding sequence TTGCCAACTCTGAATCAACTGGTCAGAAAGGGTAGAAAAAAAATAACCTACCAATCTTCTACTCCCGCATTGCAGGGGTGTCCGCAGAAGCGGGGGGTATGTACCCGGGTCTCCACGACGACACCCAAGAAGCCGAACTCGGCGTTGAGAAAAATTGCCCGCGTTCGTCTTACTAACGGGATGGAGGTTGCTACCTATATACCCGGTATAGGGCATAATTTGCAAGAACACTCCGTGGTTCTTGTGCGTGGAGGAAGAGTGAAGGATCTTCCGGGTGTCAGGTATCATCTGGTCAGGGGAGCCCTGGATTCGGCCGGCGTGGAGAACAGGGCCCAGGCTCGTTCCAAATATGGTACAAAAAAACCCAGGAATTGA
- a CDS encoding 50S ribosomal protein L7Ae-like protein encodes MNHDIEDLKAAEKKVVGAKQTLKSIEKGEARAVFIADDAEDKVIAPLIKLCEEKGISWRYAGSMAELGRASEIKVGAAAVAIV; translated from the coding sequence ATGAATCATGACATCGAGGACCTGAAAGCTGCAGAAAAAAAAGTGGTTGGGGCCAAACAGACCCTGAAATCTATCGAGAAAGGCGAGGCCAGGGCGGTATTTATTGCCGATGACGCGGAAGATAAAGTCATTGCTCCGCTGATCAAACTCTGCGAGGAGAAAGGGATATCCTGGAGGTATGCCGGGAGCATGGCCGAGCTTGGCAGGGCATCCGAAATAAAGGTTGGAGCTGCCGCCGTGGCGATTGTTTAG
- the rpsG gene encoding 30S ribosomal protein S7: protein MPRKGAVPKREIVADPVYNSKLVARFINKLMYDGKRGKAQNIMYNALDIIKERTGKDALAIFESAVRNVSPVLEVKSRRVGGATYQVPVEVSPHRKSILAIRWIINYARARGEKTMSERLAGEIMDAANSTSNSFKKKEDTHKMADANKAFAHYRW from the coding sequence ATGCCGAGAAAGGGCGCTGTTCCCAAAAGGGAAATTGTGGCTGACCCTGTATACAACAGTAAACTTGTTGCAAGGTTTATCAACAAATTGATGTACGACGGTAAAAGAGGAAAAGCCCAGAACATCATGTACAACGCCCTTGATATTATCAAGGAGAGGACGGGCAAGGATGCACTGGCCATATTTGAAAGTGCGGTCAGAAATGTTTCCCCGGTGCTTGAAGTAAAATCACGGCGTGTAGGGGGAGCCACTTACCAGGTGCCGGTTGAGGTTAGCCCCCATCGCAAGAGCATACTTGCAATCCGCTGGATCATCAATTATGCCCGCGCCCGTGGAGAGAAGACGATGTCGGAAAGGCTGGCCGGAGAAATCATGGATGCGGCCAATAGTACCAGCAATTCGTTCAAGAAAAAAGAAGATACGCACAAGATGGCCGATGCCAACAAGGCTTTCGCTCATTATCGCTGGTAA